TGCACCACGCCGTCCCGACGGCCGCCGCGTGGACCGGTGGAGCCGAACAGAACGTCGTTCAATCCGTCCATCACCCCGCCGCCCTTGCCTGCCGCGTCGGGAACGCCGGGCGCGCCGGCCGGCCGGGCGGGCGCATCCGCCGGTTCGGCGGGCCCGGCCGCGCGGCGACCCAGGACCTCGTAAGCGGAGTCCCTGTCGACCGCCTGCTCGTATTTTCCTTTCACCGGGGACACCGAGCGCAGGGCCTCGCGCTCCGCGGCGGTGGCCGGCCCGATGCGGCTGGCGGGCGGCGCGATCCAGGCGCGCTGCGTCACGCCGGGGCGTCCTTTTTCGTCCAGAAGCGACACCAGGGCCTCGCCGACGCCCAGCTCCGTGATGGCCTGCTCCAGGTCGAGTTGCGGATTCGGCCGCATGGTCTGCGCCGCCGTACGCACCGCTTTCTGGTCGCGCGGCGTAAATGCGCGCAACGCGTGCTGGATGCGATTTCCCAGTTGTCCCAGCACGGTTTCCGGAATATCCAGCGGGTTCTGCGTCACGAAGTACACGCCGACGCCCTTGGACCGGACCAGACGGACGACCTGTTCGACCCTGTCCAGAAGCGCCTTGGGCGCGTCCTCGAACAGCAGGTGTGCTTCGTCGAAGAAGAACACCAGGCGCGGCTGTTCCGGATCGCCGACTTCGGGTAGCTTTTCATAGAGTTCGGCCAGCAGCCAGAGCAGGAATACGGCGTACAGGCGAGGCGCCTGCATCAGCTTGTCCGCCGCGAGTATGCTGACCACGCCACGGCCTTCGCCGTCCACCCGCATGAGGTCGGCGATGTCCAGCATCGGTTCGCCGAAGAAATCGTCGGCGCCCTGCGACTCCAGCCGCAGCAATCCGCGCTGGATGGCGCCCACGGTCGCGGCCGACACGTTGCCGTAGCGCGTCTTCAGTTCCGCGGCGCGGTCGGCGACGTCCTGCAGCATCGCCCGCAGGTCCTTCAGGTCCAGCAGCAGCAGGCCTTCGTCGTCGGCGACCTTGAAGACCATGGAAAGCACGCCTTCCTGCGTGTCGTTGAGCTCCAGCATGCGCGACAGCAGCAGCGGCCCCAGGTCCGAAACGGTCGCGCGCACGGGATGGCCCTGCTGGCCGAAGACGTCCCAGAGGATGGCCGGCGTGGCGGCCCATGCGGGTTCGTCCAGGCCCAGCGCGTCCAGCCGCTGGCGCAGCCTGGGGCTGGACGCGCCGGCCTGTGAAATGCCGGTCAGGTCGCCTTTGACATCGGCCAGGAACACGGGTGTGCCGATGCGCGAGAACTGCTCGGCCAGCACTTGCAGCGTCACGGTCTTGCCGGTGCCGGTGGCGCCGGTGATGCAACCGTGCCGATTGGCCATGCCAGGCAGCAGGCCCAGATCCTGGCCGTCGTGCCGTGCAACACGCAGGACGGGCAGCAATGGGGCGGTATCTGGCATGGCGGTCTCCCGTTGAATTTGGCGCGGCCGAGGCGCCGGCCGCCCGGGCATTCTCCGCCGCACCGTGCAAGCACGCAACACGTCGGCCGCACCGCGCGGGGACGGCACGGTAAAATGGCCGTCTTTGCCTCAACCTTATTCGGAAAGCCATGGCCGGACACAGTAAATGGGCCAATATTCAGCACCGCAAGGGCCGCCAGGACGCCAAGCGCGGCAAGCTGTGGACCAAGATCATCCGTGAAATCACCGTTGCCGCGCGGGCGGGCGGTGCCGATCCGGAAAGCAACCCGCGCCTGCGGCTGGCCTGGGACAAGGCCACCGACGCCAACATGCCCAAGGACAACATCCAGCGCGCGATCCAGCGCGGCGCCGGCGGCGCGGATGGCGACAACTACGAAGAAGTCCGCTACGAAGGCTACGGCATCGGCGGCGCGGCGGTGATCGTCGACTGCATGACGGACAACCGCACCCGCACGGTGGCCGAAGTGCGCCATGCATTCGCCAAGAACGGCGGGAACCTGGGCCAGGAAGGCTCCGTCGCGTTCATGTTCAAGCACTGCGGCCAATTCATCTTCGCGCCCGGCACGCCGGAAGACAAGGTCATGGAAACCGCGCTGGAAGCCGGCGCCGAAGACGTGATGACGGATGCCGAAGGCGTGATCGAAGTCATCTGCGCGCCGGCCGACTATGCCGCCGTGCGGCAGGCCTTCGAAGCGGCCGGCATGAAGGCGGAAATGGACGGCGTCATCATGAAGGCGTTGAACGAAACCGAGCTCACCGGCGAGGATGCGGTCAAGATGCAGAAGCTGCTCGACGCACTCGAAGGACTGGACGACGTGCAGGAGGTCTACACCACGGCCGTCCTCGATGAAACCGACGCCTGATCCTTCCGGGACCCGCCTCGGGCGGGTTACATCATGCCGGGCGCCGTTCGAGCGGCTCGCTGCGCACGGGCCGCCCGCCGGTCCATGCATGTTTTTCTACCTATCCCATCCATTATGAAACTCCTGGTTATCGGTTCGGGCGGCCGCGAACATGCCCTCGCCTGGCGGCTGGCGCAGTCGCCGCGCGTGCACAAAGTATTCGTGGCACCCGGCAATGGCGGCACACAGCACGACAGCCTGCAGAATGTCGCGCTGACCAACGCCGACGAACTGGCCGACTTCGTCCAGCGCGAAGGCATATCGCTCACGGTGGTAGGCCCGGAAGCGCCGCTGGCCGCGGGTGTCGTCGACGTATTCCGCGCCCGGGGGCTGAAGATCTTCGGCCCGACCAAGGCGGCGGCGCAGCTGGAAAGCTCGAAGGATTACGCCAAGGCCTTCATGGTGCGGCACAACATTCCCACCGCGCGCTACCAGACCTTCACCGATCCAGCACTCGCGCATGCGTATATCGACCAGGAAGGCGCGCCCATCGTCATCAAGGCCGACGGCCTGGCGGCCGGCAAGGGCGTGGTGGTCGCCACCACCGTCGACGAGGCGCATGAAGCGGTGGACGCCATGCTGGGCGACGGTTCACTGGGCGAGGCGGGCGCGCGCGTGGTGATCGAGGAGTGCCTGCTGGGCGAGGAAGCCAGCTTCATCGTGATGGTGGACGGCCGCAACGTTCTGGCGCTGGCGACCAGCCAGGACCATAAACGGCTGCAGGATGGCGACCAGGGCCCCAACACCGGCGGCATGGGTGCCTACTCGCCGGCGCCGGTCGTCACGCCGGAACTGCA
This genomic interval from Bordetella genomosp. 8 contains the following:
- a CDS encoding helicase HerA-like domain-containing protein — its product is MPDTAPLLPVLRVARHDGQDLGLLPGMANRHGCITGATGTGKTVTLQVLAEQFSRIGTPVFLADVKGDLTGISQAGASSPRLRQRLDALGLDEPAWAATPAILWDVFGQQGHPVRATVSDLGPLLLSRMLELNDTQEGVLSMVFKVADDEGLLLLDLKDLRAMLQDVADRAAELKTRYGNVSAATVGAIQRGLLRLESQGADDFFGEPMLDIADLMRVDGEGRGVVSILAADKLMQAPRLYAVFLLWLLAELYEKLPEVGDPEQPRLVFFFDEAHLLFEDAPKALLDRVEQVVRLVRSKGVGVYFVTQNPLDIPETVLGQLGNRIQHALRAFTPRDQKAVRTAAQTMRPNPQLDLEQAITELGVGEALVSLLDEKGRPGVTQRAWIAPPASRIGPATAAEREALRSVSPVKGKYEQAVDRDSAYEVLGRRAAGPAEPADAPARPAGAPGVPDAAGKGGGVMDGLNDVLFGSTGPRGGRRDGVVQTMAKTAMRSVARELVRGVLGSLLGSRRR
- a CDS encoding YebC/PmpR family DNA-binding transcriptional regulator is translated as MAGHSKWANIQHRKGRQDAKRGKLWTKIIREITVAARAGGADPESNPRLRLAWDKATDANMPKDNIQRAIQRGAGGADGDNYEEVRYEGYGIGGAAVIVDCMTDNRTRTVAEVRHAFAKNGGNLGQEGSVAFMFKHCGQFIFAPGTPEDKVMETALEAGAEDVMTDAEGVIEVICAPADYAAVRQAFEAAGMKAEMDGVIMKALNETELTGEDAVKMQKLLDALEGLDDVQEVYTTAVLDETDA
- the purD gene encoding phosphoribosylamine--glycine ligase yields the protein MKLLVIGSGGREHALAWRLAQSPRVHKVFVAPGNGGTQHDSLQNVALTNADELADFVQREGISLTVVGPEAPLAAGVVDVFRARGLKIFGPTKAAAQLESSKDYAKAFMVRHNIPTARYQTFTDPALAHAYIDQEGAPIVIKADGLAAGKGVVVATTVDEAHEAVDAMLGDGSLGEAGARVVIEECLLGEEASFIVMVDGRNVLALATSQDHKRLQDGDQGPNTGGMGAYSPAPVVTPELHHRIMREVILPSVQGMARDGLPYTGFLYAGLMIAPGDDPDRPIKVLEYNCRMGDPETQPIMMRIKSDFVDVVEHAIAGTLNQADIVWDRRTALGVVLAAHNYPGTPRTGDVISGLPEDAADCMVFHAATRLDGDQIKTTGGRVLCVTALGDSVRMARERAYETVDRIAFDGRQYRTDIGWRALKRVPPKPKANT